The DNA region GGTACTCGTCGAACAGTTCCTCCTCGGCGCGTTTCAGAATCTCGCGGGCCTCCGCCAGCGTCTCGGCGTCGGGGTCCGGCCGCGGCACCATCTCCTCCTTCTCGGGGTCGATGTCGATGAGCACCGACTCCATCTCGCGGAGGTCTTCGAGGCTCTTCTCCAACCGGTCTTCGGCCATCAGCGTCAGAATGGTCTCGGGGTCGTTGATGAACGCCTGGAACGTCGCCGCGACCTGCGTGTACGTGTTCAGCCCGCGGTCGATGAGATACGCGAGGACGACCTGTCGCTCGAAGATCTCCGAGCGGAGCGTCTCCTCGGACCACCCGCGGTCGAACTTGATTTCGTCCAACGTGTTCGACTCACCCATGAGCAGGAACTCGTCGTCCTCGGCCTGCCACTGGTAGACGTCTTGGACGTTTATCTCGTCGTTCTCGGCGTCGTAGTGGTTGATCTCGGTGAGCGACTTGTTCCGGCGGACCTTGTTGCCCTGCACCCGGGTGGAGGTCTGAATCGAGACGAGGTCCAGCGCCGAGAACATCGTCTTCGAGACGTTGATGGGTTCGGTCGTGAATCGCTTGAGCACTTCACCGACGGAGTCGGCGTGGAACGTCGTGTACGTCGTGTGTCCCGTCGACATGACCTGAAAGAGGGTTCGACCTTCCTCGCCGCGAATCTCGCCCATCACGATGTAGTCGGGGCGCTGTCGCAGCGCGGCCTCCAGCAGGTCGAACTCGTCGACGTCACCCTTGTCGTCGTCCGAAAAGGAGGGTCGGGTGACTGACGCGATCCAGTTGCGCTGCGGGAGTTCGACCTCGCGGGTGTCCTCGATGGAGACGATTTTCGTATTCGAGGGGATGAAAAGCGAGACGGCGTTGAGGCTCGTCGTCTTCCCGGACGCCGTCCCCCCGGCGAAGATGAGCGACTTGTGGTTCTCGATGCAGAGCCACAAAAAGGCCATCTCGTCGAGCGAGAACGTGTGCCAGCAGATGAGGTCGATGGGGGTGAACGGCACGTCCTTGAACTGCCGGATGGTGTAGTTCGTCCCGTGGTCCGACACCTCTCTGCCGAGCGTCAGTTGCGCGCGAGAGCCGTCGGGGAGCGTGGCGTCGACCTGCGGGCGGCGCTTCGAGATGCCTTTTCCGGACCGTTGGGCGAGTTTGACGACGAAGTCGTCCAACTCCGTCTCCTCGTGGTAGACGTTCGTGATTATCTGCTCGTAGTCGCCGTGGTAGACGAACACCGGCGAGTTGTAGCCGTCGCAGGAGATGTCCTCGACGTTGATGTCGTGTTTGATGCCGTCGATGCGCTCGTAGCCGATGAAGTCCCGAGTCAGGAAGTAGAGCAGTTTCTCGACCTGATACTCCGTGAGGTCGACGTCGTCGTCGGCCAACACCGCAGGTTCGGGGCGGGCCGAGATGCCGTCGAGCCCCGTCACGTCCGCCTCGGCCGGCCGGTAACCGAGCAGGCGGACGAGTCTCCCCGCGACGCCCTCGTCGTCGCCGGCGACGCCGAGTCGGTCGGCGAGCGTGTTCGCAAAGGGCACCGTCCGCTCGCGGCTGTAGAGGTCGTACCGCTCCAGCAGTTCGTACGTCTGCGTCTCGATGACGCGGCGGCGGTGGGTGTCGCCGCCGACCACGTCGTCGTCGTACTTGATGGCCGTCCGGAGCTTTCCGGTGAGATACTCTTCGAGTTCCCGCTCCAGACGGTTCATGTACGGCTGGACGACGTAGTACTTGTCCTCGTTCTCCTTCGTGGAGTGGAAGATGATGACGAACGCGTACGGTTCGTTCACCCAGTAGCGTTCGATCTCCTCGAAGTGCGTCTTCTTCGCCATCGGCACCGCCTTCTCGAGGTCGTAGCGATTGGCGACCGTCGTCGTACCCGCGTCCGTCGAGAAGAACGCGTCCTCGTCGAAGTCGGTCCTCGTGTTGACCGTGCGCTCCTCGACGAGTTCTTCTAACTCCTCGGCGCGGTCGCTCAGATGCGAGATGGTGTTCTCGATAGCGTCGGGGTCGTGCCCCAGCGCGTCGACGGGGTCGAACCGTTCTATCTCGCCGTCGGCGTCGCGCGGGCGGGTCCCGTCGTCCTCGTAGTAGTACTCGCGCTTGTAGTGCTCCCAGATGTACTCGTCTTTGACGACCGGCGTCGTCTCGGGGTCGCAGAACGCCTCGAATAGCTCGTGGAGCGTCTCGGCGTTGCCCCCGGCGAGTCCCACTCGCGCGTCGATGTCGTCGGGGTGAAAGCCCAGAAACGACACCGGGTCGAGTGGGATGCGGTCCCAGTCGGTCCCTACGGGTTTCGTCTGTACGTCTTCGTCGTCCTCCCAGCGGTCGGTGCCCGGCGCGGGTCGAAGTCCTCGATAGAGGTCGTCGGCCGCCCCCGGCGGCCCGTACTCGTCGAGGTACTCCGCCCACGTGTACTCCCCCACGGCGGCCGGGCGACGCGCCTCGGAGTCCGACGTCCCCTCGCCGGCGTCGTCGAACTGCCCGGCATCCGAGTCGACTGCGTCGTCGATAGCCATTGGGAGTGAGTTGTGTTCATTATTGAAAAGTCCTTCTGCCGAATTAACTCTCAATTACTTTGGACTAATAGTGTGTGAGAGTTTCGAACTTGTCTCCCAAACCCGTCCGACTGCTGCACCTTTGCCGGTGCATTGCCGTCACTCGACCGAGCAGTGTACCACGCGAACGTGAGCGCGACGGCGATCGTCTCGTGACCGGCGACTAGAAACGTGACGAGTTCGTCGCGAAGCTGTCGCGGACGCATCCGCTCGTCGTTCTCGTCGGGTTCGAGCAGCGTCGAGACGAGCGGTCCCGCTCCGTCGCCGCGTCGGTGGGCACGGACGGCCGAGACGACCGCTCGGTCGACGACGCGCATCGCCCGGTCGAACCGTCGATTGGCGGGCGTCGGAAGCCAGTTCGGCAGCGAGAGAGGTATCCCGGTCCGTCGGTGGAGTTCGCGGAGGACGACACCGAACGCGTCGCCCAGTTCCGGCGCGTCGGTGGCGACGTCGACGCCGAGCAGCGCGCTCCCGACGATTTCGAGCGTCAGGTCGGTCATCGCCTCGTTGACGGCGAGGGGTTCGCCGGGTGTCCACGCGTCGATCATTCGCTCGGCGTACGCGGTCATCGTCTCGGCGTAGGCGCTGATAGTGGTGGCTGAAACGCCGGTTGGATGCGCCGGCGCTGTTGTCGCCAGAGATCGCCTTCGCTGACGAGGAGCCCGTCGCCGACGAGGTCACCGAACTGCCGTTCGAGAAACGACGCCTTCACGTAGCGGTCGGAGTGCTCGACGAGCACGTGTTCGACGTACACCGGGGATTGAGTTGATAGAACTGCTGGCCGAGGACGCGGAAGCCGACGATATCGCCGTACGTAGCCGCGTCCGAGAGAAACCCGAGTGCGTCCCGCCCGAACTGGTGTGTGTTGCCGACGACGGGGAGACCCGGCGGTCCCGGTGGTGACTCGGGCGTGGTGGCCATACAGACCGGAACGTCACCAGCAGAGAAAAAGTCGCGTCGCTCGGCACGAGGAGCGGGCGTCTTCTGCTGGATTCGCTCGACGCGAAGAGCGGGCGTGGCGGGAGTGAGCAAACGCGCAGCGTTTGCGAACTACGCCACGCGAGTGAACGCAGTAAACGATCGTGGCGGGATTCGAACCACGGTCGGACGTGCTCGCTTCGCTGCGCGCGACCTCCCTGATTCGAATCCCACACGCGTCGCTCTTCGGCCTCACTCCGTTCGGCACGAAGAGCGGGCGTGATGGGATTCGAACCCACGATCTAGAGGTTAGGAACCTCTCGCCCTATCCGCTAGGCCACACGCCCCGGCGACCGTTCGCAGCCGTCGCTGAAAAGCGTGCGCTTCGACGGCGGAAAATGATGCCCGACTCGTCGGGCAGAAGGGTCAGTTGCTGCTCTGCTCGGTCGCTTCGTTGTTCGTCTGCGTCGACGTGGACGTCGTCGTAGACGAAGCCGTGTCGTCGGTGGAACTATCCGAGGTGCCTTCCATCTCCTGCAGTTCCTCTTCGATCTCCTCGCGTCCTTTCTTGAACTCACCCATCGCCTGACCGGTCGAGCGCGCGAGCTTCGGCAGCTTGTTCGCGCCGAACAGCAGGACGATGATGAGGAGGATGATGAGCATTTCGGGCCCCCCCGGAAGCGCCCCGAATAGTGGTATTGCGGTGTCGAACATCTCTACTCCTGCTTAACTCTGTGGCGGTTATAGGCTTTTTGCTCACCGAGTCCGCTCCGTCGAGTGAGGAAAACCGTCCGATGAGGCGCTCGAAGCGGCCGCGGGACCGTCGATACGGGCGACGACGGCCCGGTCGATACCCCCGGAGCGGTTCCGCAAGCGCAAGCGTCATTCCGTTCTATCACTTTCGCCGACTATGGTCGACGTAGGAGACGACGCGCCCGACTTCACCGTTCCGCTGGCCGACGGCGACGTCGGCTCGTTCACGCTCTCGGATCGACTCGACGAAGCCCCGCTCGTGTTCGCATTCTTCCCCGCGGCGTTCACGGGCACGTGTACGAACGAGATGCAGACGTTCCGCGACCGCATCGAGAACTTCGAGTCCGTCGACGCCGCGGTCTACGGCGTCAGCATCGATACGCCGTTCACGCTCAACGAGTTCCGCCGACAGAACGACCTGAACTTCCCGCTTCTGAGCGACGCGAATCGAACACTCGTCGACCGCTACGACGTGTCGATGGATTTCGCGTCGCTCGGCGTTTACGACGTGTCCAAACGCGCGGTGTTCGTCGTCGACGACGACGGCGACGTGACGTACAAGTGGGTGAGTGACGACCCCGGCGTCGAACCGAACTACGAGGAAGTGCAGTCGGCGGCGGCCAGCGCCGCCGACTGAGTGAATCCACCGCCGTGGCGACGTGAGACACATCGAAAGCAAGTTCTTTTCCGCCGCCGAGCATTGGGTCGGATATGAGTAGTGACGCGAGCGTCGACCCGAAAGACACGACGGACGGCGGGCGGGAGTACGACTCGGAGGCCGACCACGCCTACCCCGACGAGAAACTGAACGAGATTCTTCCCGAACTGCTCGACGACCCCGAGGTGACGACGTATCTCGAAGCACAGAACGTCAACGCCGTCACGCGGAAAGGGTACAACGACCACGGGGCGAAACACATCGAAATCGTTCGGAACCGCGCGCTCCGCCTCTACGACCTGCTCAAGCGAGGCGGCGTCGAGTTCAACGGCGCGCGTCAGCAGGGGCTCGACGAGGCGGACGAACCCGTCATCGTCGCGCTCGCGGCGACGCTCCACGACATCGGTCACACCGTCCACCGCGACGAACACGCCTACTACTCGATTCCGCTCGCGGCGGATCTCCTCGACCGCTTCCTCCCGCGGTTTTACGAGACGCCGGGCGTCGTCCGGATGAAAGCCGAGGTGCTGCACGCCATCCTCTGTCACCACACCGAGGAGGACCCGCTCACCCACGAGGCGGGTGTCATCCGCATCGCCGACGCGCTCGACATGGAGCGCGGACGCTCGCGCATCCCCTACGAGAAGGGCGGCCGCGGCATCAACACGCTCTCCAGCCAAGCAATCAACAGCGTCTCGCTCAAGGAGGGCGACGACGTGCCCGTCCTCGTCGAGATAGAGATGATAAACGCGGCGGGCGTCTACCAGGTCGACAATCTCCTGAAGGCGAAGATGCACAACTCCCGACTGGAGAACGACATCCGTATCGTCGCGGTCAACACCAAAGCCGACGACCAACTCGTCGAGCGCATCGAACTCTGAGACGGGCGGTGAACGCCGAGACACCGACCGCCTGCGTCCGCGGCGACGGCTCGTTTCCCCGGCGTTGCCCGTGTGAAACACCCGCTAAGGCGTCCGGTATGCGGTCATTTATCCGTCCGCCCACCATTTCGAATCGCAACTGTGGTCTCGGTACCGGGCCAGTCGCTGTCGTTGCTCAAAAACCGGGAGTTCGCCGCCCTCGCTGGGACGGCGTTCGCCCGTAGTCAGGCGTACTCGACGGTCATCATCGCGCTGGCGCTGTACGCCGAGATATACCAGACGACGGGCGTCGTCGAGGGACTGTTCGGCACGGCGTTCGCGCTGACGCAACTGCTCATCGTCCTCCCGCTCGGCCGGAAGATAGACACCGGCAACGCCAAACACTTCTTGCTCGCCGGGTTGGCGCTGAACGTCGTCGTCTTCGGGGCGTTCGTCCTCGTCGACAACGCCGTCCACGTGGTTTTGGTTCGGATGCTGCAGGGCCTCGGCGCGAGTCTGCTCTGGATCACCGGGTCGACGGTCGTCGGCGAGATAAGCCCCGACAACGAGAGCGGTCGGTGGCTCGGATCCTACAACCAGGTCGCCGCGCTCTCCAGTCTGCTCGGCGATGTCGTCGGCGGCTACCTGCTGTACGCCCACGGGTTCACGCTCACCTACCTCGTGCTGAGCGCGGTGACTATCGGCGCGTTCGCGCTCGTCTTCTTCAACCTCCGGTCGAACCCCGGAGGGCGGAAAGACCCCGAGGATGCGACGAGCGTCGAGACGTTTCGTGCGCTGTTGGACCGGCCGATGATTCGGGCGCTGGTGTTCTTCCGCCTCTCGTTCAGCGTCGGGAAGATGGCCGTCATCATCTTTCTCCCTATCTTCGCGTACGGCCAGTTCGGTATCGAAGCGTTCGCTGTCGGGTGGATTCTCGCAGGCGGCAAACTCACCAAATCGATATCGCAAGGGTACGTCGGCGATCTGACCGACCGCATCGGGCGCAAGCCGTACTTCGTCGCCGCCGGAGCGCTCGTCTACGGCGTCGGGACCGCCTTCATCCCGTTCGCACTCGTCGCCGAGGGCGCGTTCGACCCGATATACGTCCAGACGTTCGAGGGGACGCTGACGCTCGGCGGTGCGTTCTTCTCGCTGTTCGCCGCCTACGCCATCTTGGGCGTCGCCGACAGCCTCCGCCTCCCGGCGAGCATGGCGCTGTTCGTCGAAGAGGGCGAACGGTTCGATTCGGTCGCCAGTAGTATGTCGCTTCGCTCTATCTCGTGGAAAATCGGGCAGGTGGCGGGGCCGCTGATGGTCGGCGTAGTCAAAGACGTCGTCTCCAACACGGCGGCGTTTCTGTTCGCCGCCGGATTCATCGCCGTCGCGACCGGCGTGTTCGTGTTCACCTACCGACGGATGACCCCCCGAGAGACAGCGAGTGCCGTCCCCGGTGACTGAAGCGGTCGAGTCGCGTCAGCTCGTCGACTGCGAGTCGGCGTCGCGCTCGGTGTCGGCGTCGAGGTCCACGTCGTCTTCGGTGTCGCCGACGCCGGAGGTCGGGCCGGACGTGGCTGGCGACTGTCGGAGTTCCTGTTCGATTTCGTCTCGGCCGCGCCTGAACTCGCCCATCGCCTGTCCCGTCGAACGCGCGAGTTCCGGGAGTTTGTTCGCGCCGAACAGCAGGACGACGATGAGGAGGATGATGAGCATCTCGGGGCCGCCCGGCAGTCCACCGAAGAGTACGAACGTCATGTCGAGACGTAGGGAGGCCGTCGACCGAGATAAACTCGCCGTGCGTACCCGGGGGTGAAGGAGTGTCCGACAGCGGCGGCGGTCCTATTTATACACCTTGTCAGTACAGGCATGTTCCCGAAGCAGAAGTGCTGTGAGTTACGGATGGTAGCGCGGAGACTGTGCTGGGGGAACACTATATATCGATGGAGAAAGTAAATCGAGGGAGCGTATCGGCGGAACCGAGCGAAGACGACTACACGCTGACCGAACAGTGCGCCGACTGTGGCCATGAGACGGAACACAAAGTCGAGGTGAGTATCGTCTCGACGAGCGACGAACAGCAGACGAACCCGGAGAACCGGAAGTTCGCACGGGTGCCGTGCCGGACCACGACGTGTCTCAGGTGTGGGGCCGTCACGGAACGACTCCGCCGCTGACCGTCCGTCCACGCGTCGACCCGCAGTCGAATCCTCCGGAACTTCAGCGTTTTCGTACTCTCTGAGGGAGCGTAAAAAACAGTTACGTTTTGAGACGGACTATCTCGATGTATCGTGTCGCACCCAGAACAATCTCGCCGCCGATTCCTCGCGGCGGTCGGCGCCGTCGGCGTCGGCGGTCCGCTGTACTCCGTCAGGGGTCGAGCGACCGACTCTACGGGAGAAAACACGCAACAGACCGGGTCGAATCGTCGAGAGCAGTCACGACAGAACCAGTCGCAGACGCCGCGCGCCGCGTGGCCGATGTTCCAGAGCGACGCCGCGAACACGGGTTACCAGATAGACGGGGTCGGACCCTCCGGGAACGTGAGGGTTCGGTGGCGGTTCACGCCCGGAGAACGGCAGATACTGGGACGGGACGTCAGCGGCATCCTGTCGAGTCCGGCCGTCGTCGAGGACACGCTCTACTTCGGAGCGAACGACGGCTTCCTGTACGCCAAAGACGTCGAATCCGGTGACGACCGGTGGCAGTTCGAGTCCGGTGAGGTGCTCGCTCGGAGTCCGGCGGTCGTCGGCGATACCGTCTACGTGGGCGCGTCGACGGGAAAACAGCCGATATACGCCCTCGACACCGCTGACGGGAGTCAACGGTGGGAGTACCAGACTATCAACACGTCGGGCCGAGCGACGAAAGGTCGCTCACCGAGCAGTCCGACGGTCGTCGACGGCGTGGTGTACGTCGGCAGCGCGGAGACGTCGCTCGTCGACCCCCGCGGCGCGGTGTACGCGCTCGACGCCGAGACCGGCGACCCGCAGTGGACCGCCCGCGTCGACGGCTACGTCGACGGAACCCCGGCCGTCGACGAGAATAGTGTCTACGTGGGCGACTCCACCGGGACGGTGTACGCGTTCGACATCGACACCGGGGCGGTGTCGTGGCAGTTCGAAACCAACGACGTCGTCCGAAGCAGTCCGAGCGTCGTCGACGGCGTAGTGTACGTCGGCAGCGAGGACACCAACGTCTACGCGATAGACGCCGAAAACGGGATCCAGCGCTGGCAGTACGTCACCGGTAGGGGCGTCCAGAGTAGTCCGAGCGTCGCCGACGGCGTGGTGTACGTCGGCAGCGACGACGGCGGCCTGTACGCGCTCGACGCAGCGAACGGACAGGAGCGCTGGCGCTATCCGACCGGCGGCTACGTCAGAAGTAGCCCGACCATCGTCGGCGACACCGCCTACGTCGGCAGTTCCAGCGCCAGCGTCCACGCCGTCGACGCCGACAGCGGCGAGCGGCGCTGGCGCTTCGGGACCGACGGCAACGTGCTCAGCAGTCCCGCCGCCGTCGACGGATCGCTCTACGTCGCCGCCTTCGGCGGATCGCTGTACGCGCTCGCCGACGTGGAGTGAACCGACACACGACGGGAGAAACTGACGCCACCCCGGGAGAGACGACGCGCCCGGGAGGAACGACGTCGCGCCTCACGGGCCGAATCAGTCTTGTTCCGGCGGGTCGTCCCCCAGAGAGTGAACTCGACAGAACGGTTCGGTGGGGGCGGAGCGCGTCGACCACGGCGACGACCCGAGAGGGGGCGACCAGGGTGGACGTGAGACTGTTCGGAGCGGTCGTCACGCTCGACGAGACGGCGGTGTCGGCGTCCCCGGGCGAACTCCGCCGACAGGTCGCCGCCTACGAATCCGGCGAGCGCCGGAGGTTCGACCTCGACGTGCGTCGACCGATCGGTTTCACCGGCGAGGTGATGCGAGCGATGGCGGCGATTCCCTACGGCGAGACGCGCACCTACGGCGAGTTGGCGGCGACGCTCGACACCGCCGCCGTCGCCGTCGGCCAGGCCTGCGGC from Haloprofundus halobius includes:
- a CDS encoding cytochrome P450, whose amino-acid sequence is MYVEHVLVEHSDRYVKASFLERQFGDLVGDGLLVSEGDLWRQQRRRIQPAFQPPLSAPTPRR
- a CDS encoding HD domain-containing protein produces the protein MSSDASVDPKDTTDGGREYDSEADHAYPDEKLNEILPELLDDPEVTTYLEAQNVNAVTRKGYNDHGAKHIEIVRNRALRLYDLLKRGGVEFNGARQQGLDEADEPVIVALAATLHDIGHTVHRDEHAYYSIPLAADLLDRFLPRFYETPGVVRMKAEVLHAILCHHTEEDPLTHEAGVIRIADALDMERGRSRIPYEKGGRGINTLSSQAINSVSLKEGDDVPVLVEIEMINAAGVYQVDNLLKAKMHNSRLENDIRIVAVNTKADDQLVERIEL
- a CDS encoding methylated-DNA--[protein]-cysteine S-methyltransferase; protein product: MFGAVVTLDETAVSASPGELRRQVAAYESGERRRFDLDVRRPIGFTGEVMRAMAAIPYGETRTYGELAATLDTAAVAVGQACGRNPVPLVVPCHRVVGADSLGGYSAGDDDLTLKRRLLDHERANR
- a CDS encoding cytochrome P450 — translated: MTAYAERMIDAWTPGEPLAVNEAMTDLTLEIVGSALLGVDVATDAPELGDAFGVVLRELHRRTGIPLSLPNWLPTPANRRFDRAMRVVDRAVVSAVRAHRRGDGAGPLVSTLLEPDENDERMRPRQLRDELVTFLVAGHETIAVALTFAWYTARSSDGNAPAKVQQSDGFGRQVRNSHTLLVQSN
- a CDS encoding MFS transporter → MVSVPGQSLSLLKNREFAALAGTAFARSQAYSTVIIALALYAEIYQTTGVVEGLFGTAFALTQLLIVLPLGRKIDTGNAKHFLLAGLALNVVVFGAFVLVDNAVHVVLVRMLQGLGASLLWITGSTVVGEISPDNESGRWLGSYNQVAALSSLLGDVVGGYLLYAHGFTLTYLVLSAVTIGAFALVFFNLRSNPGGRKDPEDATSVETFRALLDRPMIRALVFFRLSFSVGKMAVIIFLPIFAYGQFGIEAFAVGWILAGGKLTKSISQGYVGDLTDRIGRKPYFVAAGALVYGVGTAFIPFALVAEGAFDPIYVQTFEGTLTLGGAFFSLFAAYAILGVADSLRLPASMALFVEEGERFDSVASSMSLRSISWKIGQVAGPLMVGVVKDVVSNTAAFLFAAGFIAVATGVFVFTYRRMTPRETASAVPGD
- a CDS encoding PQQ-binding-like beta-propeller repeat protein — translated: MSHPEQSRRRFLAAVGAVGVGGPLYSVRGRATDSTGENTQQTGSNRREQSRQNQSQTPRAAWPMFQSDAANTGYQIDGVGPSGNVRVRWRFTPGERQILGRDVSGILSSPAVVEDTLYFGANDGFLYAKDVESGDDRWQFESGEVLARSPAVVGDTVYVGASTGKQPIYALDTADGSQRWEYQTINTSGRATKGRSPSSPTVVDGVVYVGSAETSLVDPRGAVYALDAETGDPQWTARVDGYVDGTPAVDENSVYVGDSTGTVYAFDIDTGAVSWQFETNDVVRSSPSVVDGVVYVGSEDTNVYAIDAENGIQRWQYVTGRGVQSSPSVADGVVYVGSDDGGLYALDAANGQERWRYPTGGYVRSSPTIVGDTAYVGSSSASVHAVDADSGERRWRFGTDGNVLSSPAAVDGSLYVAAFGGSLYALADVE
- a CDS encoding redoxin domain-containing protein, whose amino-acid sequence is MVDVGDDAPDFTVPLADGDVGSFTLSDRLDEAPLVFAFFPAAFTGTCTNEMQTFRDRIENFESVDAAVYGVSIDTPFTLNEFRRQNDLNFPLLSDANRTLVDRYDVSMDFASLGVYDVSKRAVFVVDDDGDVTYKWVSDDPGVEPNYEEVQSAAASAAD
- a CDS encoding Sec-independent protein translocase subunit TatA/TatB; translation: MFDTAIPLFGALPGGPEMLIILLIIVLLFGANKLPKLARSTGQAMGEFKKGREEIEEELQEMEGTSDSSTDDTASSTTTSTSTQTNNEATEQSSN
- a CDS encoding type II/IV secretion system ATPase subunit, whose product is MAIDDAVDSDAGQFDDAGEGTSDSEARRPAAVGEYTWAEYLDEYGPPGAADDLYRGLRPAPGTDRWEDDEDVQTKPVGTDWDRIPLDPVSFLGFHPDDIDARVGLAGGNAETLHELFEAFCDPETTPVVKDEYIWEHYKREYYYEDDGTRPRDADGEIERFDPVDALGHDPDAIENTISHLSDRAEELEELVEERTVNTRTDFDEDAFFSTDAGTTTVANRYDLEKAVPMAKKTHFEEIERYWVNEPYAFVIIFHSTKENEDKYYVVQPYMNRLERELEEYLTGKLRTAIKYDDDVVGGDTHRRRVIETQTYELLERYDLYSRERTVPFANTLADRLGVAGDDEGVAGRLVRLLGYRPAEADVTGLDGISARPEPAVLADDDVDLTEYQVEKLLYFLTRDFIGYERIDGIKHDINVEDISCDGYNSPVFVYHGDYEQIITNVYHEETELDDFVVKLAQRSGKGISKRRPQVDATLPDGSRAQLTLGREVSDHGTNYTIRQFKDVPFTPIDLICWHTFSLDEMAFLWLCIENHKSLIFAGGTASGKTTSLNAVSLFIPSNTKIVSIEDTREVELPQRNWIASVTRPSFSDDDKGDVDEFDLLEAALRQRPDYIVMGEIRGEEGRTLFQVMSTGHTTYTTFHADSVGEVLKRFTTEPINVSKTMFSALDLVSIQTSTRVQGNKVRRNKSLTEINHYDAENDEINVQDVYQWQAEDDEFLLMGESNTLDEIKFDRGWSEETLRSEIFERQVVLAYLIDRGLNTYTQVAATFQAFINDPETILTLMAEDRLEKSLEDLREMESVLIDIDPEKEEMVPRPDPDAETLAEAREILKRAEEELFDEYRGEPVGSVADALSGVEPAADVTATSATPSEESPTVDGPALDEAGTDPELDAAASDPELADGDDIDGSDVPALTDGVNDDFTDVYGETLDGDETANDSEPTPVDEQTSAGAKPEGADDATEAADSRTDGSRTDDSRTTRLDDSESDTTESDADDGDGAAGDDEWHFGGASSDVAAADEGDE
- a CDS encoding Sec-independent protein translocase subunit TatA/TatB; the protein is MTFVLFGGLPGGPEMLIILLIVVLLFGANKLPELARSTGQAMGEFRRGRDEIEQELRQSPATSGPTSGVGDTEDDVDLDADTERDADSQSTS